A genomic window from Spiroplasma endosymbiont of Labia minor includes:
- the thiI gene encoding tRNA uracil 4-sulfurtransferase ThiI, translated as MKVILVRYGELTLKGANRNDFISKLLQNLKFKIKPYKDDVKFIRDRNSLTLEVTDEKLDKLIFDLQHTFGIYSVSIVKRCEKNLEDIKKAVLEITRELPNSGTFKLEVMRKDKSFEITSSDLKLMLAPIVLKNSNLKVDVHKPNYTLEIIVKSDAVYIFSSKINAIKGLPVGVSGKAISLLSGGIDSPVSSYLTLKRGMQVDFLHFMTPPHTSELALKKIFDLAEKLSPYNLSNFHLYVCNFSMLLQELMHIPEEAYRITIMRRMFVRITDELAKIIKAKVIVTGESLGQVASQTIESINVINEVSELPIIRPLITYDKEEIIAIAKKIKTYNISILPFDDVCSMYAPKKPVTKPKSFVAKKQEDSILWKEMIEWAIKNSIQKYSFKDGVWHEIKNWQESETK; from the coding sequence ATGAAAGTAATTTTAGTACGTTATGGAGAATTAACATTAAAAGGTGCAAACAGAAATGATTTCATTTCTAAATTATTACAAAATTTAAAATTTAAAATTAAACCATATAAAGACGATGTTAAATTTATTCGTGATCGTAATTCTTTAACTTTAGAAGTAACAGATGAAAAGTTGGATAAATTAATTTTTGATTTACAACATACCTTTGGAATTTATTCAGTTTCAATTGTGAAACGATGTGAAAAAAATTTAGAAGATATTAAAAAAGCTGTTTTAGAAATTACTAGAGAATTACCAAATTCAGGAACATTTAAATTGGAAGTTATGAGAAAAGATAAGTCATTTGAAATTACTTCGAGTGATTTAAAATTAATGTTAGCGCCAATCGTACTCAAAAATTCTAATTTAAAAGTAGATGTTCACAAACCAAATTATACTTTAGAAATTATTGTGAAATCTGATGCAGTATACATATTTTCATCAAAAATTAATGCTATAAAAGGATTACCTGTGGGTGTTTCTGGTAAAGCAATTTCTTTGTTATCTGGTGGAATAGATTCACCGGTATCTTCTTATTTAACTTTAAAAAGAGGTATGCAAGTAGATTTTCTTCATTTTATGACACCACCGCATACTTCAGAATTAGCTTTGAAAAAAATTTTTGATTTGGCTGAAAAATTATCTCCATATAATTTGTCAAATTTTCATCTATATGTATGTAATTTTTCTATGTTATTGCAAGAATTGATGCATATACCAGAAGAAGCATACAGAATAACTATTATGCGTAGAATGTTCGTACGAATTACCGATGAATTGGCAAAAATTATTAAAGCAAAAGTAATTGTAACGGGTGAATCACTTGGACAAGTAGCATCGCAAACTATAGAATCAATTAATGTAATTAATGAAGTTTCTGAACTACCGATAATTAGGCCATTAATAACTTATGATAAAGAAGAAATAATAGCAATTGCAAAAAAAATTAAAACTTATAATATTTCAATTCTTCCGTTTGATGATGTTTGCTCAATGTACGCACCTAAAAAACCTGTAACAAAACCAAAATCTTTTGTTGCAAAAAAACAAGAGGATTCAATTTTATGAAAAGAAATGATAGAATGAGCTATTAAAAATTCAATTCAAAAATATTCATTTAAGGATGGTGTATGACATGAAATTAAAAATTGACAAGAAAGCGAAACAAAATAA
- the rpsD gene encoding 30S ribosomal protein S4, producing the protein MSRYTGSTFKKARRYGFSILESGKEFSKGKKRSTAPGQHGSKRTKLSGYGQQMQEKQKVKFMYGLTERQFRNTYAKSKKITGITGTNFLCLLESRLDNVVYRMGLSLTRRGARQLVNHGHILVDSKKVDIPSFIVKPGSQIELKESMKKNTIVTEAMASNASLVSFVKFDKAKFQGEFVRLPERSELNQEINEALIVEWYNRLIK; encoded by the coding sequence ATGTCAAGATACACAGGCTCAACGTTTAAAAAAGCTAGACGTTACGGTTTTTCAATTTTGGAATCAGGAAAAGAATTTTCAAAAGGTAAAAAACGTTCAACCGCACCAGGTCAACACGGATCAAAACGTACTAAATTATCTGGTTACGGACAACAAATGCAAGAAAAACAAAAAGTTAAATTCATGTACGGTTTAACAGAAAGACAATTTAGAAATACCTATGCAAAATCAAAAAAAATTACAGGTATTACAGGAACAAATTTTTTATGTTTATTAGAATCTAGATTAGATAATGTAGTTTATAGAATGGGATTATCTTTGACTAGACGTGGCGCAAGACAATTAGTTAACCACGGTCATATTTTAGTGGATTCAAAAAAAGTTGATATCCCTTCATTTATTGTTAAACCAGGTAGTCAAATTGAATTAAAAGAATCAATGAAAAAAAATACTATAGTTACAGAAGCTATGGCATCAAACGCATCATTAGTTTCATTTGTTAAATTTGATAAAGCTAAATTTCAAGGCGAATTTGTAAGATTGCCAGAACGTAGCGAATTAAATCAAGAAATTAATGAAGCATTAATTGTTGAATGATACAACAGACTTATTAAATAA